In Phragmites australis chromosome 16, lpPhrAust1.1, whole genome shotgun sequence, one DNA window encodes the following:
- the LOC133895544 gene encoding protein TIFY 6a-like, which translates to MERDFLGAIGRPEKDGEAVKEQGRTEPDYPGAAPAMQWQFPAKSGVAPAVMSFRSVREDNSKEFSISGFRPVAVTGDAFDGIKKQASLPVMPQQRQLGLDTQVTVQQYAAAAHCHRAQAAHHLLGGSRMAQPLSRHPVPFNPANPALRVQSLHNAAGSLFRNQPFTTSNAVNGSTVGKYGVRNQKSTQLTIFYGGSVNVFDNVPAEKVQELMLLASRASIPSPPSSLRKPDSPISAPAKVKVPEVLPARQILSQKPESSVPHLASTSSPTPNVPQAAALPRSTSNCTTECTGPKTAVQPPVVAPTSQASSSLPTPLTTTTAEAIMRRAVPQARKASLARFLEKRKERVTSVEPYPTSKIPLEGSDTIGSASAPAKSSSTDIAPSYNGEEPLRFGQPRNISFSSEVCPSTKLQI; encoded by the exons ATGGAGAGGGATTTCCTGGGCGCGATTGGCCGGCCGGAGAAGGACGGCGAGGCGGTGAAGGAGCAGGGAAGAACGGAGCCAG ATTACCCAGGAGCAGCTCCGGCGATGCAGTGGCAGTTTCCGGCGAAGTCTGGTGTGGCACCGGCTGTGATGTCCTTCAGGTCGGTGAGGGAGGACAACTCCAAGGAGTTCTCCATCTCTGGCTTCCGGCCGGTGGCGGTGACCGGAGATGCCTTTGACGGCATCAAGAAGCAGGCCTCCTTGCCTGTGATGCCTCAGCAG AGGCAGCTTGGGTTGGACACTCAGGTCACTGTGCAGCAGTATGCTGCGGCAGCACACTGTCACCGCGCGCAGGCAGCACATCATCTCTTGGGTGGATCCAGGATGGCTCAGCCTTTGTCGCGCCATCCTGTGCCGTTCAATCCGGCGAATCCGGCGCTCAGGGTGCAGAGCCTCCACAACGCTGCCGGTAGCCTATTCAGGAATCAACCTTTCACCACGAGCAATGCGGTCAATGGTTCTACTGTCGGCAAGTATGGCGTAAg GAATCAGAAGTCGACACAGTTGACAATATTCTACGGTGGTTCGGTGAATGTATTCGATAACGTCCCGGCAGAGAAG GTTCAAGAACTTATGCTGTTAGCCAGCAGGGCATCTATTCCAAGCCCACCCAGCTCACTCCGCAAACCGGATTCGCCTATTTCAGCCCCTGCAAAGGTCAAAGTGCCTGAGGTTTTGCCTGCAAGGCAGATTCTATCTCAGAAACCAGAGTCTTCAGTGCCTCATTTAGCAAGCACTTCAAGTCCAACCCCAAACGTGCCACAAGCTGCGGCTCTCCCCCGGAGCACATCTAACTGTACCACCGAGTGTACCGGGCCAAAAACTGCTGTTCAACCACCAGTCGTTGCTCCTACCAGTCAGGCATCCTCGTCTCTGCCGACGCCATTAACAACTACAACTGCTGAAGCTATTATGCGAAGAG CTGTTCCTCAAGCTCGGAAAGCATCTCTTGCCCGATTCTTGGAGAAGCGAAAAGAGAG AGTGACAAGTGTTGAGCCATACCCAACATCGAAGATTCCATTAGAGGGCAGCGACACCATAGGCAGCGCCAGCGCTCCAGCCAAATCATCGTCCACCGACATTGCCCCAAGCTACAATGGCGAGGAGCCCTTGCGCTTCGGTCAGCCGAGGAACATCAGCTTCAGCAGTGAGGTGTGCCCCAGCACAAAGTTGCAGATCTAA